A genomic window from Geovibrio ferrireducens includes:
- a CDS encoding DUF2231 domain-containing protein, with translation MDREELSKFDGKEGRRAYIGYKGHVYDVTESRLWKNGQHVKRHFAGRDLTEDLDKAPHTDEVFSRIKPVDVLTESVAKIQTSSSDELKAMLRDVYRKLHPHPMFIHFPMGLLSFAVFMQIMFLFTGEPSFETTAFHCMVAGGVALVPTIASGFFSWWVNYHYATSNVFVTKIAFSALLFLMCMAEMWLRFSDPSISAAGTGVSNLYNGLLLLNLPVMAVIGFNGGKITWG, from the coding sequence TTGGACAGGGAAGAACTCAGCAAGTTTGACGGTAAAGAAGGGCGCAGGGCGTATATAGGCTACAAAGGCCACGTTTATGATGTTACGGAGAGCAGACTGTGGAAAAACGGTCAGCACGTTAAGAGGCACTTTGCCGGACGGGATCTCACTGAGGATCTGGACAAAGCACCGCACACTGATGAGGTTTTTTCCAGAATAAAGCCCGTTGATGTGCTCACGGAATCAGTGGCGAAGATTCAGACATCCTCATCCGATGAGCTTAAGGCGATGCTGAGGGATGTTTACCGAAAGCTCCACCCGCACCCTATGTTCATACATTTCCCCATGGGTCTTCTCAGCTTTGCGGTGTTTATGCAGATTATGTTCCTGTTCACCGGGGAGCCGAGCTTTGAGACCACAGCCTTTCACTGCATGGTGGCCGGCGGTGTTGCCCTCGTCCCCACAATAGCCTCCGGCTTTTTCAGCTGGTGGGTGAACTATCACTATGCGACATCTAATGTCTTTGTTACGAAGATAGCCTTCTCAGCCCTGCTGTTTCTTATGTGCATGGCGGAAATGTGGCTGAGGTTCAGCGATCCGTCTATCTCGGCTGCCGGGACAGGGGTTTCCAACCTCTACAACGGTCTTCTGCTCCTTAATCTGCCTGTTATGGCGGTGATAGGGTTTAACGGCGGCAAGATCACCTGGGGATGA